The nucleotide sequence TATTGTTTCCAGCTCATGCTACCGGGTTAGGTAACCTCACATTCTGATTCCTGAAACTCTGACATGATTGTTAAGACTTTTGACTCAAGGAATAATCCATGAAAGACACGCAAAACCATGCTACTAAATTTTGTATACTGGAATCTAAGCTAATGAATTGTTAGAAACACACATGTCCGCAGCGATGCACATGAGTGATAATACTAGTTAACTCTGTTATGTTCTGCTGTTAGGTTTGTAGCATTGGAAGATTTTTATTTTCCAGTAATTTATCTTACTTAAATGTTTTTTCAGTATCAGTATTAATGTACTATGTGAAGCATCTCCCACTGTTTTGATGTTTTATGTTGTATTTCCAGACCCTGCTTATAGGTAAGACAAAGCTCTATATGCATTTCCagcttctaacataacattatgtACATGTTGAATCCAGTCAGTCTCTTCCAGTATTGGCGGGGGAGCTAAATGGATGGTGAACAAGATCAAAGGTATGCAATGTCTATTCTGTATTTTCTAATGGCAAACTATGTTGTAGCAAATATCCATATGGTATACTATATGGTATACTGCTGGTACAACACTCCAGCAGTATTTAAAAGTTAACTATTGTAACTTCATAAGTATGGCACAATATATTTCTTAGTATATAAATTTCGATGAAGCTCATTAGCTGATGCAAATTGATATCTAGTATGGATAGAAAATAGCAACCTTTGATTACACTTCATAACTAAATGTGACTTCTTAAAATTGTGATTTGTATGTGGTTGTGGTTTATTTACATTTCCGATATTTTTGAAAGCTGTTTGTAATATTGAGCAATGACCATCTATAATTTTAAGGCGCTAACACATGCCCCCTCAGTTTCATACTGATAAAAAGATGTATTTTTTTAGAGCTGCGCACACAAATTTAGAGTGTTGGTGACATGTCTATATGGCCTATCTCTTTTTCGTCACAAAGTCATTAAGTTCTCCTTTTCCTCCACAAAGCAAGGCCTTGCAAGCACACTCTTTTTTATGACATTTTTTAAGGGCAAGTAGGAAGACATTGGCTAAAATTGCATTGGAACTTTGGAAGTGTAGAAGGACAGCTATTTTGACAAACTTGGAGAGGCTAAAAGGACGTCTATTTTGAAACGAGGGAGCAAGAGGAAAACCAAGACATACTCAGATAATGAAAACACATGACTTACCAGTTATGCACCATCTTTTTTATGGATAAAAAATAATAGCAGATTGTTTATTTTATTGGAGTAAATCTGGAAGGGGCAACATTTGTTAGTTTTTGGAGCTGTACAAGGTTTTGACGAGTGGACTAGTGGTGCCTTGCAGGAAAATATCCACTCATATTTCATATGTCCTCTGGTCTAGTACCCAGTTAATGCTGGTTCCTTTATGTGATAATCAAAAGTGTGGATTTAATTGTGTTCACTAGAAACAAAGCACTATCATGATGATGTATTCTTGAATACCAAAGGCATGCCAGAATCATCCCGAAACTCTGGGATGAGTTTATGCCTTATCGGCAACCCTAGTTGTTGTATTATTTTGTTTGCTTTAAATGAACATCAATTTCAGGTGACATATTTTGATTGCTCAAAATGTCAGTTTTGGTAACCATGAGTCACATCTATGTGAAATAATGCTAGTAAAGGTCCATCTGCATTGCGTGCAAGGCGTTACATGAGAGATTACTTTGAGGGTCGTGTTCATGTTCTTACTCTGGCTCCCCATCTTTTTATATGCATAGCCGCTTGTTGTTTTGTTCCTTTCTCTCTGTCTGATTGTTTTGCAACAAAAAATGCTTCTGAAGCAAGCAAAATAGGCAAAAGCTTTTGCACGTTGAAAAAGGCTGAAATTTGCGATGTTTACTGAtctttttcttcaaaatactaatgTTTGCTGACCTGAGTACAACATATCTTGGTCGCAGGGAAGCTGCAGAAAGCATTACCAGATCTTCTCAAAGAATATGACATGCCAGCAGGCCTCTTCCCACGGGACACAACTAATTACGAGTTCAATGAAGAGACAAAGAAGCTGACAGTGTACATCCCGTCAGCTTGTGACGTCGGGTACAAGGACTCATCGGTGGTGCGGTTCTTCACCTGTGTGACCGGCTACCTCGAGAAGGGAAAGCTTTCCGAAATTGAGGGCATGAAGACCAAGGTGCTTGTATGGACCAAGGTGACCTCCATCAAGACCGAGGGCTCAAAGGTCCATTTCACTGCGGGCATGAAGAAGACCCGCAGCCGCGATGCGTATGAGGTTGTCAGAGATGGCATCATCATAGACAAGTTCTAGAGCATACCTGTACCTGGGCTGACAGGTGCAATGTAATTACTTAGATATGCTACATTGAAATCTGTTGTGCTATCGGATCGGCCTAACCAACTGTGTTGCTGAAAACTTCCATCCATGACTTTTTCTATATCTTGACAATCTGTGCTTGTTTTGCTGTCATCCTGATTCTTCCACCAGACCAGAAAGGGTGACCGGACCAGGGCGCCATGTTGTATCCAGTTTTTAGTTTTGAATTCCTCTTGATCTTTGGGTGTGATGTGGCCTGTAAACGCCATCAAGTTTGGATGCAGGTGGCAATGCAGGAAATGGGGAGAAAAATAGATTATGGGTGTGATTTTTTGCTTGTTTTCTGGCGGAGGGCTTCATCGGCCTCAAACAGTGCTTGTGCTTTAGTCTGtactctactccctccgtcccataatataagagctactagtgtaaaaaacgctcttatattatgggacggagggagtacactttTGCTTGTTATCTGATTGATTGATGCTTTGCACAACACATTGTACCCTTGTCCGTTTTGTTTGTTGCTTTTTGGCCCGGTAGAtgactttgttaattcaaagttggTTGTTGGTCGTTGTAATTTTATTTTGGGCGGTACATGACTTTATTCATTCAAAGGTGGATCTTGAGCCTTAGTTCTAGtagaaaataaaacaaacaaaTGCATATTACAACAGATAATCAACGCAGAACACTATGAACTGCCTAAACCTAGAGCTTGCAAACAGGAAATTGCCGAAATGCACACCGACGCACAACCATTATGATTTGCATATTGGATATTTGCAAAGCTTAGAAAAACACTCCCCTCTCTTTTCGCCGCCTCCTGCTACCCACCCATCACCTATACCGATGCTAGATCGAGGCCGCCGCTTCTCTTTCTCCCAAGTGATAGGAACAGAGATCAACTTGAGCGCAAACAAACAAGATAATCAAGAGAACAGGGGAAGCAGAGGAGTGATTGGGTTTCAGATAGCCCGAATCATGTCGCACATACAAGTTCTCTTGGACCGATCTAATCTACCAAGTAGCTAGGGTTCCAGAGCTAGTTACAATACTCGAAGAAAAAGATGATGCCCGATCCGATGCGAGAGCTACTTAAGGGCAGGCAATGACCGACGGTAAAGGTGACGGCAGTTAACTGAAGCGCAGTGAACAGGCTTCAGCTAACTGTTAAATTTGTCGGACGGTAAACAGAGGAGCTGAGCGGCGACGTGAGCCGTTGATCTGGCGAGCTTCAATTGTGGCCGtccatcgaatcgttctcttcccTGCGCCGTTTCTTCAGTCCGTGTCGCTGTCGATTTCTTCAGTTATCTTCAGGTTCAGATTAGTAGAAGGGTCGTGAGTCTGACACCGAGTCCATCTCGATCGACCGTCTCCTGGTCTAGACTCTCGTTCACTCCCCATGGCCGGAGAAGACCCACTCCGCCGGGACACCGGACTCCTCCCTTTCAACTCGGACTATACAACTCCGACACCAACCCCCTACTCGAGGAACACGGAGGAAGATGCTATAAAGGCCTGCCGATCCCCTCAACTTCCTCCTCACATCGCACCACGAGATCAAGGATCCAAGGATCGTTTACCCACTTTCCAAGGAAAACAATCGAATCGAGACAAACTCGCGTCTCATCCCATGGCGAGCCAGGGCGACGCGAGCGGGAAGAAGGACTACTCCACGGCGATCCTGGAGAGGAAGAAGTCGCCGAACCGGCTGGTGGTCGACGAGGCGACCAACGACGAGAACTCCACCGTCGCCCTGCACCCGAACACCATGGACAGCCTCGAGCTCTTCCACGGCGACATCGTCCTGCTCAAGGGCAAGAAGCGAAAGGACACGGTCTGCATTCTACTCCCAGACGACACGTGCGACAAGACCAAGGTCCGGATGAACAAGGTCGTCCGGAAGAACCTGAGGGTCCGGCTCGGCGACGTCGTCTCCGTCCATCAGTGCCCGGACGTCAAATACGGGAAGCGCGTCCACGTACTCCCCGTCGACGACATCGTCCAAGGGATCGCCGGAAACCTGTTCGACGCCTTCCTGAGACCCTACTTCCTCGAGGCCTATCGTCCCCTCAGGAAAGGAGACCTGTTCCTGGTGAGGGGCGGCATGACGAGCGTGGAGTTCAAGGTTGTGGAGACCGACCCTGCCGAGTACTGCATCGTCGCCTCTGACACGGAGATATTCTGTGACGGCGAGCCTGTCAAGCGGGAGGATGAGGAGAGACTCGACGACGTAGGCTACGACGATGTCGGTGGAGTCAGGAAGCAGATGGCCCAGATCAGAGAGCTGGTTGAGCTCCCACTGCGCCACCCCCAGCTGTTCAAGTGCATCGGTGTGAAGCCTCCAAAGGGCATCTTGCTGTATGGGCCACCTGGGACCGGCAAGACCCTCATTGCTAGAGCTGTGGCCAATGAAACAGGGGCCTTCTTCTTCCTGATCAATGGCCCGGAGATCATGTCGAAGATGGCCGGAGAGAGCGAGAGCAACCTCAGGAAGGCGTTTGAAGAGGCCGAGAAGAATGCTCCGGCCATCATCTTCATCGATGAGATCGATTCCATAGCACCAAAGAGAGACAAGACCAACGGAGAAGTCGAAAGGCGTATCGTCTCACAGCTGCTCACTCTCATGGATGGGCTTAAGTCCCGTGCACATGTTATTGTCATGGGCGCTACCAACCGCCCGAATAGCATCGACCCTGCTCTCAGAAGGTTTGGCAGGTTTGACCGGGAGATCGACATCGGAGTCCCCGATGAAGTTGGGCGGCTTGAGGTTCTCCGGATTCACACCAAAAACATGAAGCTAGCTGAAGATGTTGAACTGGAGCATGTCTCAAGGGACACTCATGGGTATGTCGGCGCTGATCTCGCCGCCCTTTGTACCGAGGCTGCTCTCCAGTGCATTCGCGAGAAGATGGATGTTATCGACCTCGAGGATGACACCATTGATGCTGAGATACTAAATTCTATGGCTGTCACGAATGACCATTTCAAGATTGCACTGGGGACAAGCAACCCTTCCGCTCTTCGTCAAACTGTCGTGGAAGTTCCAAATGTCTCTTGGGAAGACGTTGGTGGTCTGGAGGGTGTCAAAAGGGAGCTGCAGGAGACCGTCCAGTATCCGGTGGAATACCCAGAGAAGTTTGAGAAGTTTGGCATGTCTCCCTCCAAAGGTGTTCTGTTCTACGGCCCTCCGGGCTGCGGCAAGACCTTGTTGGCCAAGGCGATTGCTAACGAGTGCCAGGCTAACTTCATCAGCATCAAAGGACCGGAGCTGCTTACCATGTGGTTTGGTGAGAGCGAGGCCAATGTGCGCGAGATTTTCGACAAGGCCAGGGGGTCGGCACCATGTGTCCTCTTCTTCGATGAGCTCGACTCGATTGCCACCCAGAGAGGAAACAGTGTAGGCGATGCCGGAGGTGCCGCTGATAGGGTGCTGAATCAGCTTCTCACCGAGATGGACGGAATGAATGCCAAGAAAACCGTGTTCATCATCGGTGCCACCAACAGGCCAGACATCATAGACCCTGCCTTGCTGAGGCCTGGGCGCCTTGATCAGCTTATCTACATTCCTCTGCCCGACATTGAATCCAGGCTCCAGATCTTCAGGGCCTGCCTCAGGAAGTCTCCTGTGGCCAAGGATGTCGACCTGAATGCGCTCGCCAAATACACACAAGGGTTCAGCGGCGCGGACATCACGGAAATCTGCCAGCGTGCGTGCAAATATGCCATCAGAGAAAACATTGAGAAGGACATGGAAAAGGAGAGGCGGCTGAAGGAAAACCCTGAAGCCATGGAGGAAGACGAGATGGATGAGATCAAGGCTGCTCACTTCGAGGAGAGCATGAGGTATGCACGCCGGAGTGTGAGCGATGCTGATATTCGCAAATACCAGGCCTTTGCTCAGACGCTGCAGCAGTCCCGTGGTTTTGGCAGCGAGTTCCGGTTCCCTGACCAGCCGGCGGCGGGTGCTACAGCTGCGGCCAATCCTTTCGCGGCCGCTGCCACGGCAGCTGAAGAAGATGATTTGTACAGTTAAATCGTGTGTTGTCTCTTGAAGATCATGTAACTATATTTTTACGTGCAGTGTTGTGATGTGTATATATGCTGAAGTTTGAAGATTGTATCCTCcacctaaaagaaagaaaaaaccattTCCTCTCGTCTCCTATTCCAGTTTGTGTGCCAAGGATATATCCATTGGCCTGTGGTAAAGTTATGTTGTTCTGTACATGCCCTATCAAAGGGTAATAGCAATTTAGCATTATACGCGGTGCCATTTTTCTCTTTGAAATGTACTAATTCGATTCCTTCTCCTACCTAATAAATCTTCTGTCATATAATGCTAAATAAACCTTCTGTCGCACTACACATTTTGTTGTTGCAAATGATTACCTCTACTGAGAAGTAAGAAATACCCCAGCCTCTCTCGAATGTTGGCAAATTAGTTCAGCATTACCTAAAAGTCTCTACAATGCACGAGTATCAAATTTTTGGATTCTCTGACAAAGTAACCGAAATAATTTGCAAGGCAGTAGATTATTCATGTTGGTATTAATTAGTTAGTTATTCACATAAGATCCTTTGGCATCTGCTGTCGCGTCAGCGGAAGAAGACGATGATTTATACTACAGTTGAATTTTCTGTTGTGCCATGAGCTTACTCTTAAGAAACACAAACCTTTGATGTCCTACTGTCTAGTGTCCACGAGTAGAGTCCAATCAGTGTGCCAGGTATCGGCATGTGGTAATTGTTGTCCCTGTAGATAGTACCTTTGCTGCTCCCTTAGATGCTCAGTATTGGCTTGTTTACTCCGATCCATTCACAATCAACATTGCTCCACCATTTCTGATGTGTGGGTGGGATGACCATGCTCTCAAGCTTTAACTTTGGAAGGACTTTTACCCCAGCTGTGATGGATTTTTGGTATGAGGTAGAGCAGATTGCCTCCAGCATTAACAAGGTCAAGGGCATGGCTGCCCAGAAATATCTGGCAATATACCGACAGCGGATTTACTCAACCATGGTTTAGCATTATACCTGAAAGTCTCTACAATGCACGGATATCAAATTTTCGGTTCTCCAACAAAGTAACCGAAATAATTTGCAAGGCAGTAGATTATTCATGTTGATATTAATTAGTTATTCACTGCAAGGCTCAGACCATGGACAATCTGAGAAGGGGAAACATGAATAAAGCAGAGGATGTTCAGAAACTGAAACTGTGCATCTATCACCTACAAACCTTTTCCTATTTCTGTCGTTCTTCCGTTCCTACGTTTTTATATCCTCTATTCCGAACAGGGCCTTGGATATGTTTTCTCTGCTAGCTTACATTCAAATCTGTTGTGCTATCTGATCGGCCTATTAACCAACTGTGTTGCTGATAACTCCCATCCATGACTTTTTCTATATCTCCACAATTTGTTGCTTGTTTTGCTGTCATCCTGATTTTTCCTCCAGACCAGAAAGGGTGACCGGACCCGGGCCATGTTCTATCCAGTTTTTAGTTTGAATTCCTCTAGATCTTGGGTGTGATGTGGCCTGTAAAGGTCATCAAGTTTGGATACAAGTGGCAATGCAGGAAATGGAGAGAAAAATAGATTATGGGTGTGATTTTAACTTGTTTTCTGGCGGAGGGCTTCATCGACCTCAAGGAGTGCTTGTGCTTCAGTCTCTACATTTTGCTTGTTATCTGGTTGATGCTTTGCACAACACATTTTATCCTTGTCCGTTTTATTTGTTGCTTTTTAAGTCATTGAAATTTTATTTTGACCGTTAGAtgactttgttaattcaaagttggATCTTGAACCTTAGTTGTAGTAGAATAAAAAACAAATGCATATTACAACAGATAATCAACGCAAAATACTATGAACTGCCTAGATCTAGAGCTTGCAAACAGGAAAATGCCGAAATGCGCACCGTCATGCACGCACAAGCATTATGATTTGCATATTTGCGAAGCTCGGAGCGCACTCCCTTTTCTTGGACCGATCTAATTCTACCAAGTAGCTAGGGTTCTAGAGCTGATTACAATACTTGAAGAAAAAGATGACGCGCGAGCTACTTAAGGGCAGGAAATGACCGACGGTAAAGGTGACGGCAGTTAATTGAAGCACAATGAACAAGCTCGAGTTAACTGTTAAATTTGTCGGACGGTAAACAGGGGATCTGAGCGTCGACGTGAGTCGTTCATCTGGCGAGCTTCAATCGTAGCCGtccatcgaatcgttctcttcccTGTGCCATTTCTTCAGTCCGTGTCTCACTGTCGATTTCTCGAGTTAGCATGAAACGGTATTTTAGTCCTTGTCTCGCTGTTGTTTACTATATTACTTTGTTTTTAACAAGAACTGTGGGGAGCTCCAAACGGTATTTTAGTACAATATTTGAAAAAGATATACTGAAAAAACTCAAATATGTCAAACGCACATGCGCATACTTGTAACGTGACAGGAGAAATCTTCGTTGGTAGTTAGTTCAGGAGGTTCAGAAGGTAGTTTAGGCGTATCATCTTATTATCTGTTGTAactagctaggtctctctcctcctTATCTTTCTCCCCGAGATGTACCTCCGATCCTCTCCAACTGATTGTATGCGCTATCAGGGTTATTGCGCCCCTGCTATATAACATGCAACATGTCCCCTCATACGAGGTAAGACGTTTCCGCCTATCGCACATGCTAATCAGAGCCTTCTTACTTCCCATCTAAACTCTCCACGATTCCAACTGTGCctagccatgtcttcctcctccggCGCCTTCCAACCTAGCCTCAATGCCCAGGTCACCGAGAAGCTTTCCCGCACGAACTACGTGTTGTGGCGCATGCAGATCACGCCTCAACTGCGTGGCGCCGGTGTCTTCGGCTAGTCGACGACACCTCACCGGAACCGGCCAAGCTCCTCTCCGCCAAGGACAAGGATGGCAAGGAGACCTTtgagcccaaccctctccaccctaTCTGGGTTCGGGAGGATCAGCAGATGCTAGGCTACCTGCTGGCCAACCTCTCCACAGAGGTGCTCATCACATTGACCACGGTCACCACGGCGCATGCGCTCTGGACGACGCTGGCGAGCATGTACTCATCCCAGTCGCTAAGCCGCGTCAACAACATCCGCACCTCCCTCATTAATGCATAGAAGGGTAACCAATCCGTCGCTTCCTACTTCGCCTCCATGCGCGGCCTTGCTGATGAACTGGCGGCGGTCGGCAAGCTGATCCAAGATGATGAACTCATCTCCTACATCCTCCATGGGGTGGATCAGGAATATCAGCCCCTGGTCTCGGCCCTCGACGCCCGCGTCACCCTCGCCTCCCTCGACGAGCTCTTCTCCATGCTCAGCAATTTCGACCAACGCATGGCGCAATTCC is from Triticum aestivum cultivar Chinese Spring chromosome 1B, IWGSC CS RefSeq v2.1, whole genome shotgun sequence and encodes:
- the LOC123128884 gene encoding uncharacterized protein At5g01610 → MDQVLNKVGSYWFSKRASKEIDSIGDDLNSVSSSIGGGAKWMVNKIKGKLQKALPDLLKEYDMPAGLFPRDTTNYEFNEETKKLTVYIPSACDVGYKDSSVVRFFTCVTGYLEKGKLSEIEGMKTKVLVWTKVTSIKTEGSKVHFTAGMKKTRSRDAYEVVRDGIIIDKF
- the LOC123092054 gene encoding cell division control protein 48 homolog E-like; translation: MAGEDPLRRDTGLLPFNSDYTTPTPTPYSRNTEEDAIKACRSPQLPPHIAPRDQGSKDRLPTFQGKQSNRDKLASHPMASQGDASGKKDYSTAILERKKSPNRLVVDEATNDENSTVALHPNTMDSLELFHGDIVLLKGKKRKDTVCILLPDDTCDKTKVRMNKVVRKNLRVRLGDVVSVHQCPDVKYGKRVHVLPVDDIVQGIAGNLFDAFLRPYFLEAYRPLRKGDLFLVRGGMTSVEFKVVETDPAEYCIVASDTEIFCDGEPVKREDEERLDDVGYDDVGGVRKQMAQIRELVELPLRHPQLFKCIGVKPPKGILLYGPPGTGKTLIARAVANETGAFFFLINGPEIMSKMAGESESNLRKAFEEAEKNAPAIIFIDEIDSIAPKRDKTNGEVERRIVSQLLTLMDGLKSRAHVIVMGATNRPNSIDPALRRFGRFDREIDIGVPDEVGRLEVLRIHTKNMKLAEDVELEHVSRDTHGYVGADLAALCTEAALQCIREKMDVIDLEDDTIDAEILNSMAVTNDHFKIALGTSNPSALRQTVVEVPNVSWEDVGGLEGVKRELQETVQYPVEYPEKFEKFGMSPSKGVLFYGPPGCGKTLLAKAIANECQANFISIKGPELLTMWFGESEANVREIFDKARGSAPCVLFFDELDSIATQRGNSVGDAGGAADRVLNQLLTEMDGMNAKKTVFIIGATNRPDIIDPALLRPGRLDQLIYIPLPDIESRLQIFRACLRKSPVAKDVDLNALAKYTQGFSGADITEICQRACKYAIRENIEKDMEKERRLKENPEAMEEDEMDEIKAAHFEESMRYARRSVSDADIRKYQAFAQTLQQSRGFGSEFRFPDQPAAGATAAANPFAAAATAAEEDDLYS